CCTGTCGCGATAGCCGCTGCACGCCCGTGAATGGTATGCATGCCATACGTATTCATATAATAAGGCAAGCGCGATGAACATCCGATGCCGGAAATAACGGCTATTTCGTGAGGCGGAACGCCCAATTCGGCAAGCGCTTTGTGGAATGAACTCAAGAAAGCATGGTCGCCACATCCGGGGCACCAGCGCGGCTGTCCTGCTTTATAATCGGCTGCTGTATATTTTGTTTCGCTCATGATTATTCCTCCTATATATTATGCATTTAAAATGCGGTTAAAAGCTTCTGTCAGTTCTTTTACGACAAAAGGCTGGCCCTTTACCTGATTGAACTGGTAAAAGTGAACGCCTTCTACCTTCATGCGCAAATAGCCTGCAAGCTGTCCCATGTTTTGCTCGGCTACAACGACTTTCTTGTACCGGCGAAGCACTTCGGCTGTATTCTTGGGCAATGGATTCAAGTATTTGAGATGAGCCAATGCCACTTTCTTGCCTTGCCCGTTCAAAACGTCCATTGCAGAATGCAAATGGCCGTATGTACCGCCGAAACCGACAATCAACAAATCAGCGTCCTCACATCCTTCTACTTCCAAATCTGGAATGCATGAAGCGATACGCGCTACCTTTTCGGCACGTAAGGTTGTCATCAGATGATGGTTTTCAGGGTCTGTAGAAATCGCACCGCTCTCACTGCTCTTTTCCAGACCGCCGATACGGTGCATGAATCCTTTTGTTCCCGGTATTGCCCAATAACGCACCAAGGTATTCGGGTCGCGTTGGAAAGGAGTCCATGTGCCTGCCATCTCCGGTTTCACGTAGGGCGGACGGATTTCCGGATACTTGCTCAAGTCGGGCAAATGCCAAGCGGCAGATCCATTGGCAATGTAGGCATCGGTAAGCAAAACAACGGGTGTCATGTGCTCCAGCGCAATCTTACAAGCCATGTAAGCCGCATCAAAACAATCAGTAGGCGAGTTGGCGGCAATAACCGGCATCGGGCTTTCGCCATTCCTTCCGAACAAGACTTGAAGCAAGTCTGTCTGTTCGGATTTCGTAGGCAAACCGGTAGACGGGCCTCCACGTTGCACATCCACAATGACTAACGGAAGTTCGGTGATTACAGCCAGGTTCATCGCCTCACTCTTCAGACAGATGCCCGGTCCGGAGGTTGTAGTAACCGCCAGTGCACCTGCAAAAGCCGCTCCTACTGCCGAAGCACATCCGGCAATCTCGTCTTCGCATTGCACGGTTTTCACACCCAGTGACTTATGTTTTGCCAATTCATGCAAAATGTCTGTGGCGGGAGTAATCGGATACGAACCTAAATAAAGTTGCAGCCCTGCTTTTTCGGCAGCGGCAATCAATCCGTATGACGTAGCCTTATTTCCGTTAATATCCATATAACGGCCTTTTTCCTTTACCTGCTTGCTTGGCACCATATAGCTTGCTGAAACCGAAGCATGCGTGTTCTCGCCAAAATGGAAACCGTCATACAATACTTTCACGTTGGCTTCTGCTATTTCGGGCTTCTTGGCAAATTTCTCACGAAGCAGTTTTTCGCCTACGCTGATGTCGCGATGGAACAGCCAGCAAACCAATCCTAACGCGAACATATTCTTGGTACGCATGATGGATTTGTTGTCCAGCCCGCTATCTTTCAGGCTTTCTTTACACATGGTGGTAATAGCGGCTTCCACTACTTCATTCTTAATGCCTAATTCCGAAAACGGATTCTCCAATTGGAATTGCGCCTTTTCCAAATCCCGCTTGGTGAACGAGTCTGTATCAATGATAATTACCGATTGAGGCTTACAAAACTTATATTGTGTCTTCAATGCTGCCGGATTCATCGCAACCAACACATCGCATTTATCACCCGGTGTATAGACTTTGCCCGAACCAATGTGCACCTGAAAACCTGACACGCCGGTCAACGTACCTTGCGGAGCACGGATGTCAGCCGGATAATCCGGGAATGTACTGATATCATTTCCTTCTGTTGCCGAAATATTGGAAAACATATTTCCGGCAAGCTGCATGCCGTCGCCCGAATCTCCAGAGAAACGGACAACCACATCATTTAGTTCCTTGACTACCATTTCTTTTGCCATATTCTTTTTTTTAAGAGTTCACACATTTCAACCTCGCAAAATTGGTGAACTTCCTTTAAAATTCAAAATAAAAAGGCAATTTTATTGCTGGGAGTCAAGTTATTTACTATTTTTCTAAACAAAAATATGGAAATTAGCAAAGAAAGCAGTACATTTGCACACCCGCCTTGGTAGTTCAACGGATAGAACAAGCGTTTCCTAAACGTTAAATAGGGGTTCGATTCCCCTCCGAGGTACTTTTATTTACTATTTTGCTATTTACGGTTTACTATTTTAAGCAAATGACAAAATAGTAAATTGTAAAGCCGCAAATCAAGGGATGTTTATCAATTTATGCGTCTGAAGGCTTAACCGCCACTGCGGATGCTTCTTTATATACTCAATCACTTCTTCGGTATTTTGACACGAACACGGCTGGAGGAAATGCTCTTTTGCTTCTATTAATAAATAAGGAGAGACATCTTGCCCGATATAAACCACTTTCACCTCATCAATATGTCTGACGCGGAGCACTGTTCCTTCTTTGGGGGAACAAGTCACCCAATCCACCGCTTCGGGCAGAACTTGTGTTCCATTGGTTTCGACGGCAACATATTTGCCGGCTTTGTGCAGCAAATCGACCAATGCGTCGTCTATCCACAATCCCGGCTCTCCGCCTGTCATGATAACCATCCGGCAGGGATATTTGCATACTTCTTCTATAATTTCCTCATCGCCCATTTCGGTTCCAGACTCATGCGATGTATCACAAAAAATGCACTTCAGATTGCATCCCGAAAAGCGTACAAATACAGCAGGGGTTCCTGCATGTGCCCCTTCTCCCTGCAGGCTATAGAATATTTCGTTAATCTTTCTCATAAATTACCGTATTCCCTTCCGATTCCCTTACCTCTACCTTAAAACAATACGGCACTTGTTCACATACCCAACGGGCAATATTCTCGGCTGTCGGGTTGAATGGCAACACATCGTTCAGGTGGCGATGGTCTAACGCACCTTGTACCACTTCTTTAATCTGAGAAAAATCAACAACCATGCCATATTCATTCAGTTCCTTGCTACGGCAATATACGGTAATAATCCAATTGTGACCATGCAGATTTTCACACTTGCTGGGATAGGGAAGTGTCAGGCTGTGCGAAGCCGATATTTCCATGCGCTTTATAACTGTGTACATATCTTAAGAAGTTAAGAAGTTAAGGAGTTATAGAAGTTAAGGAGTTAAGTCAATAGCCTTATTGCTGAATATATCGCAAAAGTATTGACTTAACTCCTTAACTTCTTCACTCCTTAACTCCTGATTACATTATTATGAGTTAAGCTTTTACAGCTTTCGCTTCTTTTTCGTCTTTCTTTCCTCCTAAAGCCAGATAAGCTACCGGAGCCGCTACAAACAATGAAGAGAATGTTCCGATTACGACACCCAGAATCATTGCGAACGAGAAGCTACGGATGCTGTCACCGCCCAAGAAGAAGATAATGAGCAATACAATCAATGTACTCTGACCGGTATTCAACGTACGGGCCAATGTCGTATTCAAGGCATCGTTAAACAGTTGGGTACGGTTCCGGTTCGGATAAAGATGGGTAAACTCACGCACACGGTCGAAAATAACCACCTTGTCATTGATAGAATAACCGATTACGGTCAAGACGGCACCAATAAAGGTCTGGTCTACTTCCAATGAGAACGGCATCCATCCATAGCACAATGAATAGGCACCCACAACCAAGAAGGCATCGATAGCCAACGCTACAGTAGCACCCAAGCTAAACGCAATGTTGCTGAATCGGATCAAGATATACAAACCGATGGCAATCACGGCAAAAATAACCGCCCAAACAGCCGAAGTACGCATATCATCCGCCATACTCGGACCTACCTTCTGTGAACTGATGATAGAGCAGCCCTCCGTGTTGTCACGGTCGATAAATTGAGCCAAGGTCAAACCGTCGGGAAGCAAATTGCCTTCCTTGAAAGCTTCATACAGAATACCCTCTATTTCGGTATCTACGTGAGCGCCGTCTTCTTCAATGCGGTAGTTGGTGCTGACACGGATGCGGTGACCGTCTGTACCCAACGCGATAGCCTGAATATTGGCATCTTCTACCTTATTTTCCAATAAGTCGCGGATGGTTTCAGGCTGTACCACTTTATCGAACTGTACGACAAAGTTACGTCCGCCGGTAAAGTCAATACTTTGAGACAAGCCACGCACTGCAAATGAAATAATGCATATTACGATGATGGTGCCCCAAATTGTAAACGAACGTTTGGTAATGCCCATGAAGTTATAATGCGCATTTTGGAAAAGGTTCTTCGACAGGCTGGTCGAGAAAGTCAGGTTACGCAATTTGCCTTTCGACAAGAAGTATTCGTATATCAAACGGGTTATATACACCGCAGTAAAGAACGAACAGATAATACCGATAATCAAGGTCGTAGCGAATCCGCGGATAGGTCCGGTTCCGAAATAGAACAGGATGACACCGGTAATGATTGAAGTCAGGTTCGAGTCGAAGATTGCCGAGAAAGCACCTGAATAACCAGCCGAAATGGCTTCTTTCATATTCTTTCCGGCTTTCAGCTCTTCCTTCGTACGTTCGTGAATCAGCACGTTCGCATCGACCGCCATAGCCAAAGACAATACGATACCGGCAATACCCGACAACGTAAGGGCAGCCTGGAACGAAGACATGATACCCATGGTAAAGAAGAAGTTGAGTACCAACGCTGTATTGGCAACCATGCCCGGGATAAACCCGTACATCAGACAAAGGTAAGCCATCAGGGCTATCAATGCCACTACAAATGAAATCAATCCTTGGTTAATGGATTGCTGACCCAGCGAAGGACCTACGATGTCCTCTTGCACGATACGCGCGGGAGCCGGCATCTTACCCGACTTCAACACGTTTGCCAAGTCTTTGGTCACTTCCGGAGTAAAGTTTCCGGTGATTTCCGAATTACCCCCTGTAATTTCCGTATTTACACGCGGCGCACTGTATACATAACCGTCCAATACAATGGCTATTTCCTTTCCAATATTCTTTTTGGTCAGAGCTGCCCAACGGCGAGAACCGTCGGTGTTCATCGACATCGTTACACAAGGCTTGTTAAACTGGTCGTAAGAATCTCTTGCATCCGTGATGACATCACCTTCCAGCGGAGCACGGCCGTTGCGTTCGGTTACCCGGATGGCATACAATTCAAAGATGTGCCCGGTCTTATCAATGTCAGAAGCTTTCACGCCCCACATCAATTTTAAGTCGCGCGGCATGATTTCCTTTACTTCTTTCATGTTCAAGACCGTATTGATGGATGCGGTGTCCTTATAGTCCGCATAACCCACAATAGCTCCGATGCCACTCTGGTTAGGCTGGAATACAGCCAACAGCGGATGCTCTTTCTTCAATTGCTCCAGATTAACGGCATTGTTGTCAACGGTTTCGCCTTTCAATACAGCCGCCAGGCTGTCTTTCGAAGAAACCGCTTCCGTTTCTTCCGCTGCTGCAACCGTTTCTTCAACTTTCACCGTATCAGAAGTTAAGTTCATGGCTACACGGGCGCGTTCGTCTGCTGAAACCAATACAGGAACAATGTCTTTTGCCTCGTATGTTTCCCAAAACTCCAGATTGGCGGAACCTTGCAACAGGTTTCTCACACGTTCAGGCTCTTTGATACCCGGAAGTTCCACCATGATACGTCCCATGGTACCTTCCAGCGGTTGGATATTCGGCTGAACTACACCGAAGCGGTCGATACGCGTACGCAATACATTATAAGAATTGTCGATGGCAGCCTGCACTTCTTCGCGCAATGCCCGTTCCACTTCCGCATCCGTGCTGCGTGTGTTCACTTTCTCCTTCAACTGCTGGGTGGCAAACAACTCTGCCAATTTTCCGTCCGGAACCAGTCTCTTGTACTCTCTCACAAAAAGGGTGATGAAATCTTCCTGGCTGGTCACTTGTTGCTTGGCCGCTTCTGCCACTGCCTTATTGAAAGCCTCATCGGGCTTGTTGTCAGCCAAAGCCTTTACTACATCCGGAACAGATACTTCAAGGATGACGTTCATACCGCCCTTCAAATCCAGTCCCAAACCGATTTCCATCTCACGACATTGTTTCAGCGTATAACTGCCCAGCCAAACCTTCTTGTTCATCATTGAGTCAAGATAGTGTGCCTCTCCTTTCGGGTCTTCTGCCGCTTTGTTCATGTGATAGCGGGTCACGAATGAAAACGAAAGATAGAACACGCAGACCAGTGTCAGTAATATCGCAAAAACCTTTACGAATCCTTTGTTTTGCATGTTACTTTAATTTATTATTTACCTTTTAATTAATATGCGTTTATTTCAAGGTTGCAAATATAGTTCTTTTTTCTTTTCCATGCGGAAAGCTTTTTAAATATTTCAATTTTCTGATATAAAAAACACGATTTTCCATAAGAATCGGTTTAAAAACAAGCCTCTGCAACCCTTCATTTTTATAATAAGGCAGATAAAAGGAAATATTCTGATTTTATCCAGACGCATACCCATGCCAAGGCAACTATATGCACTGGGCTGATGCAGCCCAGTGCATCGGGCATTGCGGTTATCCGTATCTTCGCCCTGTTTTCACACTTCTTTACTCAATTATTATCAAATGATAATGAAAGGGTTGGAAGATGCTGATGAAGGGAAATGGAGGCGATGTGCCGAAAATGGGACGGGAAAGTTTACAGAACTGTGGTCATGAAAGCATTTTCTTTCTTATATTTGTATCATCTTATTAATGCTGAAAAAACTATGCTACATTTTGAAAGTGATTATCTGGAAGGTGCTCATCCGTTGGTTTTAGAGCGGTTGATGCAGACGAATATGGAGAAGACTCCGGGGTATGGAACGGATTGCTATTGCGAAGCGGCACGGGAGAAAATACGCCGGGCGTGCGGTGCGCCTGAGGCGGAAGTGCATTTCATGGTAGGCGGCACTCAGACCAATGCTACCATGATAACGGCTATGCTTCGTCCGTATGAAGGCGTGATAGCAGCCGAAAGCGGGCACATCAACCAGCACGAGGCAGGTGCCGTTGAGGCCGGAGGACATAAGGTGTTGGCATTGCCCCATGCCGAGGGCAAGCTTTCGGCTACGGATGTAGACCGTTACATTACAGATTTTTATCAGGGCCCGAGCTGGAGCGCAATGGTTGCGCCGGGTATGGTGTACATTTCGCACCCTACGGAATACGGCACGCTTTATACATTAGGTGAACTGGAAGCTTTGTCAGCGGTATGCCGCAAGCATCATGTGCCTTTGTTCTTAGACGGGGCGCGGCTGGGATATGCTTTGGCATCTGCCGGTACGGATGTAACGTTGGAAGCAATCGCTTCGCTTTGTGATGTGTTTTATATTGGTGGGACGAAAGTCGGAGCCTTGTTTGGCGAGGCGGTGGTCCTTCCTCGTCCGGGGCAGGTGAAACAACTGGATACGATTATCAAGCAACGGGGAGTTTTATTGGCTAAGGGACGTTTGCTCGGGCTTCAGTTTGATACCCTTTTTACCGGCGGGCTTTATATGCGCATTGCCCGGCATGCGATTGAGCTGGCAGATAAGATTGTAAGGGCGTTGAAAGAAAAGGGATACCGTTTCTTGGTGACACCTCAGAGCAACCAGCTGTTTGTGGTGATGGAAAACAGGCAATGGGAACGCATTTCTGCCCAGGTAGGGCTGGAAGTGTGGGAATATCCGGACGAACATCATACCGCGGTGCGCATTGCTACCAGTTGGGCTACCCGCGAGGAAGATGTGGATGCATTAATCGGGATGCTTTGATGGATGAAGAATGAGGAATGAAGAATTCCATGCGGACGCAGCGATTCTTCATTCTTCATTTTTCATTTATTTGTACCACGATGCATACATCAGGTATCCGTTTGCGATTTTCTGGTTCAGTTCCTTGCTTTGGGCAGGGTCTACTCTCTTGATGAACTTTGCCGGGACACCTCCCCAGAGGGTATGCGGTTCGATAATGGTATGGGAGAGCACCAGTGCGCCGGCGGCTACGATGGCGCCTTCGCCCACTACGGCATGGTCGAGCAGGGTAGCTCCCATTCCGATAAGGGCATTGTCGTGTATGCATGCCCCGTGAAGCGTGACGTTGTGTCCGATAGACACATCATTGCCGATTTCTACGGTCGATTTTTCATAAAGCGTATGCAGCACGCTCCCGTCTTGGATATTTACCCGGTTCCCGATGCGTATGGAGTTGACGTCTCCTCGCAAGACCGTGTTGAACCAGATACTGCAATCGTCTCCCATTATGACATCGCCAATGATTGTGGCATTGTCGGCAAGGAAACAATTGTTCCCTATTTGAGGAGTGAATCCTCTTACAGATTTGATTAAAGCCATTGTTCAGATAAGTTTAAAAGTGAAACATAACGGGTTGGCAGGTTGGGTTATATGCCTGCGTCTCCTGCACGATTAGTAATCGTATATCTGTACGATTAGTAATTGTCATGCCGTACGATTACTAATCGTGCAGGTGATGCAGTTATCCGCACCGGGCGGCGCAGCTATAAGGAAGTGTGCGGATGCCTATCTGCCTTGCTTGGCTCAGATAGGTGCGGTGGCACCTTCCAGCCATTTTTGTTCTTCGGGGTTCAGCAATGGGGCGAGCTCCTGGTACACTTTCCGGTGGTAGGCATTCAGCCACGCTTTTTCTTCGGGTGTCATCATGTCGGGACGGATCGGCTTCTTGTCGATGGGACAAAGTGTCAGCGGTTCGAATTTATAAAACTCCCCGAACTCGGTGGTCTGGCTGGGCACGATGAGCATGGTGTTTTCGGTGCGCACGCCATATTGCCCGGCACGGTAGATGCCCGGTTCGTTGGTTATGGTCATGCCGGGTAGGAGTGGAGCCGGGATATGGTTCATGCGTATCTGGTGAGGCCCTTCGTGTACATTCAGGAAATGTCCTACGCCGTGTCCGGTGCCGTGCCCGTAATTGATTCCGGCTTTCCACATGAATTGGCGGGCGAGCACGTCGAGCTGAGTGCCGCAGGTTCCTTCCGGGAATTCGGCTTTGGAGAGAGCGATGAATCCTTTTAATACTAAGGTGTAGTCGGTGCGTTGCGCTTCGGATACCGGTCCGAGGGCGATGGTTCGGGTGATGTCGGTAGTTCCGTCGGTATATTGTGCTCCGCTGTCCAGCAAGAGAAGCCCTTCAGGCTTTAATGTGGATGCCGATTCGGGCGTTGCTTCATAATGGACGATGGCTCCATGTGCCTGGTATCCGGCAATGGTGTCGAAACTGATGCCTTGGAACAGGTCTTGCCCGGAACGGAATTCGTATAATTTCTCGTCGATGCTGGTTTCGGTCTCTTTCCCGCTCTGCACGGCTTGCTCCAGCCACATCAGGAAGCGTACCATTGCCACTCCGTCGCGTTTCATCGCTTCGTGGAAACCTTTGATTTCGGTTTCGTTCTTGATGGCTTTCATGTATTTGACGGGGGAGTCCGTCCGGATAACGGAAACGGAAGAAGGGATGGAGGCGGATAACGCGTAGTTCGTTTCGGGAGGTACCAGCAGGCTTTTTCCCGTGAAATGGGTGATTTCATCGGCTATTCCGGCATAGTCTTTGGTTTGAATCCCGTTTCCAGAAAGGTATGCGCTTACTTCGGGGGTGAGTTTCCGGGGCGAGATGAAAAGGGTCACCTCGTCGGGCGTAATGAGCAGATAACTGATGAATACCGGATTGCAGTGCACGTCGTTTCCCCTGAGGTTGAGT
The Phocaeicola salanitronis DSM 18170 genome window above contains:
- a CDS encoding 2-oxoacid:acceptor oxidoreductase subunit alpha, producing the protein MAKEMVVKELNDVVVRFSGDSGDGMQLAGNMFSNISATEGNDISTFPDYPADIRAPQGTLTGVSGFQVHIGSGKVYTPGDKCDVLVAMNPAALKTQYKFCKPQSVIIIDTDSFTKRDLEKAQFQLENPFSELGIKNEVVEAAITTMCKESLKDSGLDNKSIMRTKNMFALGLVCWLFHRDISVGEKLLREKFAKKPEIAEANVKVLYDGFHFGENTHASVSASYMVPSKQVKEKGRYMDINGNKATSYGLIAAAEKAGLQLYLGSYPITPATDILHELAKHKSLGVKTVQCEDEIAGCASAVGAAFAGALAVTTTSGPGICLKSEAMNLAVITELPLVIVDVQRGGPSTGLPTKSEQTDLLQVLFGRNGESPMPVIAANSPTDCFDAAYMACKIALEHMTPVVLLTDAYIANGSAAWHLPDLSKYPEIRPPYVKPEMAGTWTPFQRDPNTLVRYWAIPGTKGFMHRIGGLEKSSESGAISTDPENHHLMTTLRAEKVARIASCIPDLEVEGCEDADLLIVGFGGTYGHLHSAMDVLNGQGKKVALAHLKYLNPLPKNTAEVLRRYKKVVVAEQNMGQLAGYLRMKVEGVHFYQFNQVKGQPFVVKELTEAFNRILNA
- a CDS encoding 7-carboxy-7-deazaguanine synthase QueE, yielding MRKINEIFYSLQGEGAHAGTPAVFVRFSGCNLKCIFCDTSHESGTEMGDEEIIEEVCKYPCRMVIMTGGEPGLWIDDALVDLLHKAGKYVAVETNGTQVLPEAVDWVTCSPKEGTVLRVRHIDEVKVVYIGQDVSPYLLIEAKEHFLQPCSCQNTEEVIEYIKKHPQWRLSLQTHKLINIP
- a CDS encoding 6-pyruvoyl trahydropterin synthase family protein — protein: MYTVIKRMEISASHSLTLPYPSKCENLHGHNWIITVYCRSKELNEYGMVVDFSQIKEVVQGALDHRHLNDVLPFNPTAENIARWVCEQVPYCFKVEVRESEGNTVIYEKD
- the secDF gene encoding protein translocase subunit SecDF gives rise to the protein MQNKGFVKVFAILLTLVCVFYLSFSFVTRYHMNKAAEDPKGEAHYLDSMMNKKVWLGSYTLKQCREMEIGLGLDLKGGMNVILEVSVPDVVKALADNKPDEAFNKAVAEAAKQQVTSQEDFITLFVREYKRLVPDGKLAELFATQQLKEKVNTRSTDAEVERALREEVQAAIDNSYNVLRTRIDRFGVVQPNIQPLEGTMGRIMVELPGIKEPERVRNLLQGSANLEFWETYEAKDIVPVLVSADERARVAMNLTSDTVKVEETVAAAEETEAVSSKDSLAAVLKGETVDNNAVNLEQLKKEHPLLAVFQPNQSGIGAIVGYADYKDTASINTVLNMKEVKEIMPRDLKLMWGVKASDIDKTGHIFELYAIRVTERNGRAPLEGDVITDARDSYDQFNKPCVTMSMNTDGSRRWAALTKKNIGKEIAIVLDGYVYSAPRVNTEITGGNSEITGNFTPEVTKDLANVLKSGKMPAPARIVQEDIVGPSLGQQSINQGLISFVVALIALMAYLCLMYGFIPGMVANTALVLNFFFTMGIMSSFQAALTLSGIAGIVLSLAMAVDANVLIHERTKEELKAGKNMKEAISAGYSGAFSAIFDSNLTSIITGVILFYFGTGPIRGFATTLIIGIICSFFTAVYITRLIYEYFLSKGKLRNLTFSTSLSKNLFQNAHYNFMGITKRSFTIWGTIIVICIISFAVRGLSQSIDFTGGRNFVVQFDKVVQPETIRDLLENKVEDANIQAIALGTDGHRIRVSTNYRIEEDGAHVDTEIEGILYEAFKEGNLLPDGLTLAQFIDRDNTEGCSIISSQKVGPSMADDMRTSAVWAVIFAVIAIGLYILIRFSNIAFSLGATVALAIDAFLVVGAYSLCYGWMPFSLEVDQTFIGAVLTVIGYSINDKVVIFDRVREFTHLYPNRNRTQLFNDALNTTLARTLNTGQSTLIVLLIIFFLGGDSIRSFSFAMILGVVIGTFSSLFVAAPVAYLALGGKKDEKEAKAVKA
- a CDS encoding threonine aldolase family protein gives rise to the protein MLHFESDYLEGAHPLVLERLMQTNMEKTPGYGTDCYCEAAREKIRRACGAPEAEVHFMVGGTQTNATMITAMLRPYEGVIAAESGHINQHEAGAVEAGGHKVLALPHAEGKLSATDVDRYITDFYQGPSWSAMVAPGMVYISHPTEYGTLYTLGELEALSAVCRKHHVPLFLDGARLGYALASAGTDVTLEAIASLCDVFYIGGTKVGALFGEAVVLPRPGQVKQLDTIIKQRGVLLAKGRLLGLQFDTLFTGGLYMRIARHAIELADKIVRALKEKGYRFLVTPQSNQLFVVMENRQWERISAQVGLEVWEYPDEHHTAVRIATSWATREEDVDALIGML
- a CDS encoding gamma carbonic anhydrase family protein encodes the protein MALIKSVRGFTPQIGNNCFLADNATIIGDVIMGDDCSIWFNTVLRGDVNSIRIGNRVNIQDGSVLHTLYEKSTVEIGNDVSIGHNVTLHGACIHDNALIGMGATLLDHAVVGEGAIVAAGALVLSHTIIEPHTLWGGVPAKFIKRVDPAQSKELNQKIANGYLMYASWYK
- a CDS encoding aminopeptidase P family protein, coding for MDTKTEIRERIEALRAFMKERGLAAFIVPSTDPHSGEYVPGHWESRKWISGFTGSAGTAVITLYNIGGLWTDSRYFLQAEEQLKDTGITLFKERMPETPSIPEWLGSVLPPGSEVGIDGWVNTTEEAIALRTELKSYGLQLTITEDPFAHMWEDRPNLPESPAHILPLAYAGISASEKIQAIRRHLNQCNADSILVSALDEIAWTLNLRGNDVHCNPVFISYLLITPDEVTLFISPRKLTPEVSAYLSGNGIQTKDYAGIADEITHFTGKSLLVPPETNYALSASIPSSVSVIRTDSPVKYMKAIKNETEIKGFHEAMKRDGVAMVRFLMWLEQAVQSGKETETSIDEKLYEFRSGQDLFQGISFDTIAGYQAHGAIVHYEATPESASTLKPEGLLLLDSGAQYTDGTTDITRTIALGPVSEAQRTDYTLVLKGFIALSKAEFPEGTCGTQLDVLARQFMWKAGINYGHGTGHGVGHFLNVHEGPHQIRMNHIPAPLLPGMTITNEPGIYRAGQYGVRTENTMLIVPSQTTEFGEFYKFEPLTLCPIDKKPIRPDMMTPEEKAWLNAYHRKVYQELAPLLNPEEQKWLEGATAPI